A portion of the Vibrio coralliirubri genome contains these proteins:
- a CDS encoding aspartate-semialdehyde dehydrogenase — MSQEFNIAILGATGAVGETILEVLKERKFPVGEMHLLASERSEGKTSRFNGKTIQVQNVEDFDWSQVHIAFFSAGSELSERWAPIAADEGVVVIDNTSRFRYEYDVPLVVPEVNPEAIAEFRNRNIIANPNCSTIQMVVALKPIHDEVGLERINVSTYQSVSGAGKPGIDELAGQTAKLLNGMPAENSAFSQQIAFNCIPQIDEFTENGYTREEMKMVWETQKIFADSSITVNPTCVRVPVFYGHAESLHIETRAPIGAEQVVQLLENTEGVEVFQALDFPTQVRDAGGKDHVMVGRIRNDISHHSGVNMWVVADNVRKGAATNAVQIAEVLIRDYF, encoded by the coding sequence ATGAGCCAAGAATTTAATATTGCTATTTTAGGTGCGACTGGTGCGGTTGGTGAAACCATTCTTGAAGTACTTAAAGAGCGTAAATTCCCTGTCGGTGAAATGCACTTACTAGCAAGTGAACGTAGTGAAGGCAAAACTTCCCGTTTTAACGGCAAAACAATACAAGTACAAAACGTAGAAGACTTCGATTGGTCTCAAGTACATATTGCGTTTTTCTCTGCAGGTAGCGAGCTTTCAGAGCGTTGGGCTCCAATTGCGGCTGATGAAGGTGTTGTTGTTATCGATAACACATCACGTTTCCGTTACGAATACGATGTTCCTCTGGTTGTGCCTGAAGTGAACCCTGAAGCAATTGCTGAGTTCCGTAACCGTAACATCATCGCGAACCCTAACTGTTCTACTATCCAAATGGTAGTAGCTCTGAAACCAATTCACGATGAAGTGGGCCTTGAGCGTATTAACGTTTCAACTTACCAATCTGTGTCTGGTGCAGGTAAGCCAGGTATCGATGAGCTAGCGGGTCAAACGGCTAAGCTTCTTAACGGTATGCCAGCTGAAAATTCAGCGTTCTCACAACAGATCGCCTTCAACTGTATTCCTCAAATCGATGAATTTACAGAGAACGGCTACACGCGTGAAGAGATGAAGATGGTTTGGGAAACTCAAAAAATCTTTGCTGACTCTTCAATCACAGTGAACCCGACTTGTGTTCGTGTACCAGTATTCTACGGTCACGCAGAATCTCTACACATTGAAACTCGCGCACCAATCGGTGCAGAGCAAGTGGTTCAGCTTCTAGAGAACACAGAAGGTGTTGAAGTATTCCAAGCGCTAGACTTCCCAACTCAAGTTCGTGATGCAGGTGGTAAAGACCACGTAATGGTTGGTCGTATTCGTAACGACATCAGCCATCACAGCGGCGTGAACATGTGGGTTGTCGCTGATAACGTTCGTAAAGGCGCAGCAACAAACGCAGTTCAAATCGCTGAAGTTCTGATTCGCGATTACTTCTAA
- a CDS encoding 4-phosphoerythronate dehydrogenase: MKILIDENMPYAEALFSQLGEVTMKSGRTLTADDLVDVDALMIRSVTKVNESLISKANKLKFVGTATAGMDHVDQELMKERGIFFTAAPGCNKVGVAEYAFSAMMVLAQQQGFSVFDKTVGIIGCGQVGSYLAKCLEGIGIKVLLNDPLKQQEGDTREFTELETLLEQSDVITLHTPITKTGEFPTHHLINEQVLNNLRADQILINAARGPVVDNQALKARLQKADGFTAVLDVFEFEPEVDFELLPLLAFATPHVAGYGLEGKARGTTMIFNSYCEFLGTEQRAYASDLLPTAPVPQMKLDRAWDEATLHNLTQLIYDVRKDDALFRRNIATPGSFDKMRKEYWDRREYSAVELTGDESCNLTPLSKLGFMVKPTL, encoded by the coding sequence ATGAAAATCTTAATCGACGAAAATATGCCTTACGCTGAAGCGCTTTTTAGCCAGCTAGGGGAAGTGACAATGAAGTCTGGTCGCACACTTACTGCTGACGACCTAGTTGACGTAGACGCATTGATGATTCGCTCTGTTACCAAAGTAAACGAGTCATTGATCAGCAAAGCCAATAAGCTGAAGTTTGTCGGTACTGCGACGGCTGGTATGGACCATGTTGACCAAGAATTGATGAAAGAGCGTGGCATTTTCTTTACTGCGGCGCCTGGCTGTAACAAGGTGGGTGTTGCTGAGTACGCGTTCAGTGCGATGATGGTGCTTGCGCAGCAACAAGGCTTCTCTGTTTTTGATAAAACGGTTGGTATTATCGGCTGTGGTCAAGTGGGCAGTTACTTAGCGAAGTGCCTAGAAGGCATTGGTATTAAAGTTCTGCTGAACGACCCTCTAAAACAGCAAGAGGGTGATACTCGCGAATTTACTGAGCTAGAAACTCTGCTTGAGCAATCAGACGTTATTACATTGCATACACCGATCACTAAGACGGGTGAGTTTCCAACGCATCACTTGATCAATGAGCAAGTGCTGAACAACTTACGTGCTGATCAAATTCTGATTAATGCAGCTCGCGGTCCTGTGGTTGATAACCAAGCGCTAAAAGCTCGCCTGCAAAAAGCCGATGGTTTCACCGCAGTGCTTGATGTGTTTGAGTTTGAACCTGAAGTCGACTTTGAGCTTCTTCCACTTCTTGCTTTTGCAACTCCTCACGTAGCGGGCTACGGTTTAGAGGGTAAAGCGCGTGGTACCACAATGATCTTCAACAGCTATTGTGAGTTTTTAGGTACTGAACAGCGTGCTTATGCGAGCGACTTATTGCCGACAGCGCCTGTACCTCAAATGAAATTAGATAGAGCTTGGGATGAAGCAACACTGCACAATTTGACTCAGTTGATCTATGATGTGCGCAAAGACGACGCCTTATTCCGTCGCAATATCGCTACGCCGGGTTCTTTTGACAAGATGCGTAAAGAATATTGGGACCGCAGAGAGTACAGTGCAGTCGAGTTAACGGGCGACGAATCTTGTAATTTAACGCCGTTATCTAAACTCGGTTTTATGGTAAAGCCAACTTTATAA
- the mnmC gene encoding bifunctional tRNA (5-methylaminomethyl-2-thiouridine)(34)-methyltransferase MnmD/FAD-dependent 5-carboxymethylaminomethyl-2-thiouridine(34) oxidoreductase MnmC, whose protein sequence is MTSITNAELEWNESGTPVSDQFDDVYFSNVNGLEETRYVFLKQNHLPERWLEHEQRRFVIAETGFGTGLNFLAVWQWFDAFLKDNPQAMTKELHFISFEKYPLNKEDLIKAHQSWPELAEYATQLQEHYPIALPECHRIVLGDGAITLDLWFGDIKDCMPNVPTPREGLVDAWFLDGFAPSKNPEMWNQNLFNGMAKLAKQDCSCATFTAAGFVRRGLIEAGFEMKKVKGFGTKREMIAGRLGEKHAHTNIKPWYGLAQHSESQDIAIIGGGVASAALAKTLSRRGKNITLYCEHPQAAGNASGNNQGAIYPLLSEATSNVSRVFGPGLLFARQFINQAAQSIQFDHSWCGVNILMWDQGSTKKLNRMLEGNFHTDLIQRLSPEQANEKIGLPVDKESVYFPLGGWLSPLQLTQGLIGKLEESNQVSAHYQHQVTQLEWLEAEQQWLLTIETPQGEVQTKHDQVVVANGHKFTQFEQTQPVPLTPVKGQVSHIPTTENLSQLKTVLCFDGYLTPQNPNNGHHCIGANYDKTNIDQEFDIEVQQHNGERLHGSLPDQAWTKDVDTSDNLARQGIRSVSRDHLPFVGNVGDFVAIKEQYQDLHNFNPQRDSVEDVETVTSFPNLYCFIGLGSRGLSSAPLLAEVLASQICGDPLPLPVDVLEAIHPSRMWVRRLRKGKALTAGWVADKHSKSNP, encoded by the coding sequence ATGACTTCAATTACTAATGCAGAACTGGAATGGAATGAGTCTGGCACGCCAGTTTCAGACCAATTTGACGACGTTTACTTCTCCAATGTTAACGGTTTAGAAGAAACTCGCTACGTCTTTTTAAAGCAAAACCACCTTCCAGAGCGTTGGCTTGAACATGAACAACGCCGCTTTGTGATTGCTGAAACCGGCTTTGGCACAGGTTTGAACTTTCTTGCCGTTTGGCAATGGTTCGATGCTTTTCTTAAAGATAACCCACAAGCGATGACCAAAGAGTTACATTTCATCAGTTTTGAAAAATATCCTTTAAATAAAGAGGATCTCATCAAAGCACACCAATCGTGGCCAGAATTAGCCGAGTATGCGACGCAACTCCAAGAACACTACCCTATCGCTCTACCTGAGTGTCACCGCATTGTGCTGGGCGACGGTGCAATCACGCTTGATTTGTGGTTTGGCGATATTAAAGATTGCATGCCTAACGTACCAACCCCACGTGAAGGTTTGGTTGATGCTTGGTTCTTAGACGGTTTTGCTCCGAGCAAGAACCCAGAGATGTGGAATCAAAACCTGTTCAACGGCATGGCCAAGCTCGCTAAGCAAGATTGTAGCTGCGCCACCTTCACCGCTGCCGGCTTTGTTCGCCGTGGCTTAATTGAAGCTGGCTTTGAAATGAAAAAGGTCAAAGGCTTTGGTACTAAGCGAGAAATGATCGCCGGCCGACTTGGCGAAAAGCACGCTCATACCAACATCAAACCTTGGTATGGCCTCGCTCAACACAGTGAATCACAAGACATTGCGATCATTGGTGGTGGTGTCGCCAGTGCTGCATTAGCCAAAACGCTAAGCCGTCGTGGTAAAAACATCACCCTTTATTGTGAACACCCACAAGCTGCGGGCAATGCCTCAGGTAACAACCAAGGAGCGATTTACCCGTTATTGAGTGAAGCGACCTCGAACGTGTCTCGCGTGTTTGGCCCAGGATTACTGTTTGCTCGTCAATTTATTAATCAAGCGGCTCAGTCTATCCAATTTGATCACAGCTGGTGTGGCGTGAACATCTTGATGTGGGATCAAGGCTCCACTAAAAAGCTCAACCGCATGTTGGAAGGCAACTTCCACACCGACCTAATTCAACGTTTATCACCAGAGCAAGCCAACGAAAAAATTGGCTTACCGGTCGATAAAGAGAGTGTTTACTTTCCGTTGGGCGGCTGGCTAAGCCCTCTTCAGCTTACTCAAGGCTTGATTGGCAAGTTAGAAGAGAGCAACCAAGTGAGCGCACACTATCAACATCAAGTAACGCAACTTGAATGGTTAGAAGCAGAGCAGCAATGGTTACTGACGATTGAGACACCTCAAGGTGAGGTTCAAACCAAGCACGACCAAGTGGTTGTCGCGAATGGACACAAGTTCACTCAGTTTGAACAAACTCAGCCGGTACCACTGACTCCGGTTAAAGGCCAAGTGAGCCATATTCCGACCACGGAAAATCTCAGCCAGCTAAAAACCGTGTTGTGCTTTGATGGCTACCTGACGCCACAGAATCCAAACAATGGTCATCACTGTATTGGTGCTAACTACGACAAAACCAATATCGATCAAGAATTTGATATTGAGGTTCAGCAGCACAATGGCGAGCGCCTACATGGGTCACTACCAGACCAAGCTTGGACAAAAGATGTCGATACCAGTGATAACTTAGCGCGCCAAGGTATCCGAAGCGTAAGCCGTGACCACCTTCCGTTTGTCGGAAACGTTGGTGACTTTGTAGCCATTAAGGAACAGTATCAAGATCTGCACAACTTCAACCCGCAGCGTGACTCGGTTGAAGATGTTGAAACGGTAACAAGCTTCCCTAACCTATACTGCTTTATCGGACTGGGTTCGCGTGGTTTAAGCTCTGCACCATTATTAGCTGAAGTATTAGCATCACAGATCTGTGGCGATCCGCTGCCCTTGCCTGTTGATGTGCTTGAGGCGATTCACCCAAGTCGAATGTGGGTACGCAGACTGCGTAAAGGTAAGGCATTAACGGCTGGATGGGTTGCTGACAAGCATTCTAAATCAAATCCGTAG
- a CDS encoding NADPH-dependent FMN reductase: MKVIAFGASTSSTSINKTLATYAANLIEGAEVKVLDINDYNVPMFSEDTEKEIGQAEGAQAFLRDLAEADAFVISFAEHNGHYPAAYKNLFDWATRIERSVFGEKPAVYLATSPGPGGAQTVLGAATGSAPYFGGNVQASVSVPSFYDNFDFESGSISNEEIALQIKDAVAKL, translated from the coding sequence ATGAAAGTTATCGCATTTGGCGCAAGCACAAGTTCTACCTCAATCAACAAAACACTAGCAACTTACGCAGCAAACTTGATTGAAGGTGCTGAAGTTAAAGTCCTAGACATCAACGATTACAATGTTCCTATGTTCAGTGAAGACACTGAAAAAGAAATCGGCCAAGCTGAAGGCGCTCAAGCATTCTTGCGCGACCTAGCTGAAGCTGATGCATTTGTTATCTCGTTCGCAGAACACAATGGTCACTACCCAGCAGCATATAAAAACCTATTTGATTGGGCGACACGTATTGAGCGTTCAGTATTTGGCGAGAAGCCTGCGGTTTACCTAGCGACTTCACCGGGTCCTGGTGGCGCACAAACGGTACTTGGCGCAGCGACAGGTTCTGCACCTTACTTCGGTGGCAACGTGCAAGCGTCAGTTTCAGTACCAAGCTTCTACGATAACTTTGATTTTGAATCTGGTTCTATCAGCAACGAAGAGATCGCTCTACAGATTAAAGACGCGGTTGCTAAGCTGTAA
- a CDS encoding YfcL family protein yields the protein MIIEFEEKLLEVIDARIENASDDELFAGGYLRGHISLSVASCEEEGIEDVAEVKARIEQSLDDARSELTPADRTIVNDLWVELQNQA from the coding sequence ATGATTATCGAATTTGAAGAAAAACTACTTGAAGTAATTGATGCTCGCATTGAAAACGCATCAGACGATGAACTGTTTGCTGGTGGTTACTTACGTGGTCATATTTCTCTTTCTGTGGCTTCATGTGAAGAAGAAGGCATTGAAGATGTGGCTGAAGTAAAAGCGCGTATTGAACAGAGCCTAGACGACGCTCGCTCTGAACTAACGCCAGCAGACCGCACCATCGTTAATGACCTTTGGGTTGAGCTACAAAACCAAGCTTAA
- the fabB gene encoding beta-ketoacyl-ACP synthase I, with translation MKRVVITGMGIVSSIGNNVEEVLASLKEGKSGITASEQFKENGLRSQVWGNLKMNPADHIDRKKMRFMGDAAAFAYLSMEQAIADSGLTEDQVSNDRTGIVAGSGGASSLNQVNAVDIIREKGVKRVGPYMVPRTMASTVSACLATPFKIRGVNYSMSSACATSAHCIGHAMELIQLGKQDVVFAGGGEELDWSLTMMFDAMGALSTKYNDTPELASRTYDADRDGFVISGGGGMLVIEELEHAVARGAKIYGEIVGYGATSDGYDMVAPSGEGAVRCMKMAMQNVDGVDYVNTHGTSTPVGDVKELGAIQEVFGGNSPAISATKAMTGHALGAAGVHEAIYSTLMLDNGFIAPSINVSNLDEAAAGLDIVTEARDQELTTVMSNSFGFGGTNATLVIKKYQA, from the coding sequence ATGAAACGAGTCGTAATCACCGGTATGGGTATTGTTTCAAGTATCGGTAACAACGTCGAAGAAGTTTTAGCATCACTGAAAGAGGGTAAATCTGGTATTACCGCTTCAGAGCAGTTCAAGGAAAATGGCTTGCGCTCTCAAGTATGGGGTAACCTAAAAATGAACCCTGCTGACCATATCGATCGCAAAAAAATGCGCTTTATGGGTGATGCAGCGGCATTCGCTTATCTTTCAATGGAGCAAGCAATTGCTGATTCTGGTTTAACTGAAGATCAAGTATCTAATGACCGCACGGGTATCGTTGCGGGTTCAGGTGGTGCTTCATCTCTAAACCAAGTAAACGCGGTAGACATCATCCGTGAGAAAGGCGTGAAGCGCGTTGGTCCATACATGGTTCCACGTACAATGGCTTCTACGGTTTCTGCTTGTCTAGCAACTCCTTTCAAAATCCGTGGTGTGAACTACTCTATGAGCTCTGCATGTGCGACATCTGCACACTGTATTGGTCACGCAATGGAGCTTATCCAACTTGGTAAGCAAGACGTTGTATTCGCTGGTGGTGGTGAAGAACTGGATTGGTCTCTGACTATGATGTTCGACGCAATGGGCGCACTTTCTACTAAGTACAACGACACGCCAGAACTGGCTTCTCGTACCTACGATGCAGACCGTGATGGTTTCGTTATCTCTGGTGGCGGCGGCATGCTAGTTATCGAAGAGCTTGAGCACGCTGTTGCTCGTGGCGCGAAAATTTACGGCGAGATCGTAGGTTACGGCGCAACTTCAGATGGCTACGACATGGTTGCTCCTTCTGGTGAAGGCGCGGTTCGTTGTATGAAGATGGCAATGCAAAACGTTGATGGTGTTGACTACGTGAACACTCACGGTACTTCAACTCCAGTTGGCGACGTGAAAGAGCTAGGCGCTATCCAAGAAGTATTTGGTGGCAACAGCCCAGCAATTTCTGCAACTAAAGCGATGACAGGTCACGCTCTAGGTGCTGCTGGCGTACACGAAGCTATTTACTCAACGCTAATGCTAGATAACGGCTTTATCGCTCCAAGCATTAACGTTTCTAACCTAGACGAAGCTGCTGCTGGCCTAGACATCGTAACTGAAGCTCGTGATCAAGAGCTAACAACGGTTATGTCTAACAGCTTTGGTTTCGGCGGTACGAACGCAACGCTAGTAATCAAAAAGTACCAAGCTTAA